One Prunus dulcis chromosome 7, ALMONDv2, whole genome shotgun sequence DNA segment encodes these proteins:
- the LOC117633533 gene encoding uncharacterized protein At3g28850, which translates to MGCSSSRPLTLLTKNQEQQPSQPSSSTALTSSTPNSSSASNSSNSSPPLPPPASFPRALSISAPLVHHPPLRKGDTHHLVSLTSTTYGSLHIDPTSPKTLNLNGQDSPDQSYPPKRSSSSPDSVINTWELMDGLNDSDFHSHFSEEQPISSIFDHTIGFSNKASSCRYSGFDGSVKKPFDSFKSVRSSVIKAEDSMPTSSSSSSSSKPLWKHLSEESLLSKMDPNVVLTYRRALSSRQLGYNNNGKVARSLTCSTPSYSSVSNACFHLPGTEDKIVVYFTSLRGIRKTYEDCCAVRMIFRGFRVAVDERDISMDSEYRKELQNAFGGKAVSLPQVFVRGKYVGGAEEVKQLNEDGELGKLLRGFRVRDAGFVCEGCGDARFTPCPTCNGSRKLFDEDEGELRKCHDCNENGLIRCPGCCL; encoded by the coding sequence ATGGGCTGCTCTTCTTCAAGACCTCTCACCCTTCTCACCAAAAACCAAGAACAACAACCTTCACAACCCTCCTCTTCCACTGCTCTTACTTCTTCAACCCCAAACTCTTCATCTGCCTCAAACTCTTCCAATTCCTCACCACCATTACCACCACCAGCCTCATTTCCCAGAGCTCTCTCCATCTCAGCCCCTCTTGTTCATCACCCACCTCTCAGAAAAGGCGACACTCATCACCTTGTTTCTCTCACCTCCACTACCTATGGCTCCCTCCACATTGACCCCACATCCCCCAAGACCCTCAATCTGAACGGTCAGGATTCTCCTGATCAATCCTACCCCCCAAAACGCTCATCATCTTCCCCTGACTCTGTCATCAACACTTGGGAACTCATGGATGGCCTCAATGACTCTGATTTCCATTCTCATTTCTCTGAAGAACAGCCCATTTCCTCCATTTTTGACCACACAATTGGGTTTTCCAACAAAGCCAGTTCTTGCAGGTACTCAGGCTTTGATGGGTCTGTGAAGAAACCGTTTGATTCTTTCAAATCAGTGAGATCTTCAGTAATAAAGGCGGAGGACTCAATGCCTACCTCATCCTCTTCCTCGTCTTCTTCGAAGCCTCTGTGGAAGCATTTATCGGAGGAGTCTTTGTTGTCGAAGATGGACCCCAATGTGGTCTTAACTTATAGAAGAGCATTGTCTTCTAGACAATTGGGCTACAACAACAATGGCAAAGTTGCAAGATCATTGACTTGTAGTACCCCTTCGTATTCCTCAGTTTCAAATGCTTGTTTTCATCTTCCGGGTACTGAAGATAAAATAGTGGTCTACTTCACCAGTTTGAGAGGAATTCGAAAGACTTACGAGGATTGTTGCGCGGTTAGGATGATATTTAGGGGATTTAGAGTGGCAGTAGATGAGAGGGACATTTCAATGGACTCTGAGTACAGGAAGGAATTGCAAAATGCTTTTGGAGGCAAAGCAGTGAGTCTGCCACAAGTGTTTGTTAGAGGCAAGTATGTGGGAGGAGCAGAGGAAGTAAAGCAGCTCAACGAGGATGGAGAATTGGGAAAGCTTTTGAGAGGCTTTCGAGTGAGGGATGCTGGGTTTGTTTGTGAGGGATGTGGGGATGCAAGGTTTACACCGTGCCCAACTTGTAATGGAAGCCGAAAGCTGTTTGATGAGGATGAAGGGGAACTGAGGAAGTGCCACGATTGCAACGAGAACGGATTGATTAGGTGCCCTGGTTGCTGCTTGTGA